One segment of Mus caroli chromosome 6, CAROLI_EIJ_v1.1, whole genome shotgun sequence DNA contains the following:
- the Tmem168 gene encoding transmembrane protein 168: MCRSLRYCVSHCLYLAMTRLEEVNREVNMHSSVRYLGYLARINLLVAICLGLYVRWEKTANSLILVIFILGLFVLGIASILYYYFSMEAASLSLSNLWFGFLLGLLCFLDNSSFKSDVKEETTKYLLLTSIVLRILCSLVERISGYVRHRPTLLTTVEFLELVGFAIASTTMLVEKSLSVILLVMALAMLIIDLRMKSFLAIPNLIIFSVLLFFSSLETPQNPIAFACFFICLVTDPFLDIYFSGLSVTERWKPFLYRGRICRRLSVLFTAMIELTFFILSAFKLRDTHLWYFVIPGFSIFGFFWMICHIIFLLTLWGFHTKLNDCHKVYINHRADNNSLDRIMASKGMRHFCLISEQLVFFSLLATAILGAVSWQPTNGIFLSMFLIVLPLESMAHGLFHELGNCLGGTSVGYAIVIPTNFCSPDGQPTLLPPEHVQELNLRSTGMLNAIQRFFAYHMIETYGCDYSTSGLSFDTLHSKLKAFLELRTVDGPRHDTYVLYYSGHTHGSGEWALAGGDILRFDTLLEWWREKNGSFCSRLIIILDSENSTPWVKEVRKINDQYVAVQGAELAKTVDIEEADLPQLGDFTRDWVEYNCNSTNNICWTEKGRTVRAVYGVSKRWSDYTLHLPTGSDVAKHWMLHFPRVTYPLVHLANWLCGLNLFWICKACFRCLKRLKMSWFLPTVLDTGQGFKLVKS; the protein is encoded by the exons ATGTGCAGGTCACTGCGTTACTGCGTTAGTCATTGTCTCTATCTAGCAATGACTAGGCTGGAAGAAGTGAATAGAGAAGTGAACATGCATTCCTCCGTGCGGTACCTCGGCTATCTAGCCAGAATCAACTTACTCGTGGCCATATGTTTAGGCCTTTATGTAAGATGGGAAAAAACAGCAAATTCCTTAATTTTGGTAATTTTTATTCTCGGCCTCTTTGTTCTTGGGATCGCCAGCATACTCTACTATTACTTTTCAATGGAAGCAGCCAGTTTAAGTCTCTCCAATCTCTGGTTTGGATTCCTGCTTggccttctgtgttttcttgataATTCATCCTTTAAAAGTGATGTGAAAGAAGAAACAACCAAATATTTGCTTCTGACATCTATAGTATTAAGGATATTGTGTTCTTTGGTGGAGAGAATTTCTGGATATGTCCGCCATCGGCCTACTTTACTAACCACAGTGGAGTTTCTGGAACTTGTTGGATTTGCCATTGCTAGCACAACTATGTTGGTGGAGAAGTCTCTGAGTGTTATTTTGCTGGTTATGGCTTTGGCCATGCTCATTATCGACCTGAGAATGAAATCTTTTCTAGCTATTCCAAACTTAATCATTTTTTCagtattgttatttttctcttcattggAAACTCCCCAAAATCCAATTGCTTTTGCATGTTTTTTTATTTGCCTGGTAACTGATCCTTTTCTTGACATTTATTTTAGTGGACTTTCAGTAACTGAGAGGTGGAAACCATTTCTGTATCGTGGGAGAATTTGCAGGAGACTTTCTGTGCTTTTCACTGCAATGATTGAGCTTACATTCTTCATCCTTTCAGCATTTAAACTTAGAGACACTCATCTCTGGTATTTCGTGATACCAGGTTTTTCCATTTTCGGATTTTTCTGGATGATTTgccatataatttttcttttaactctttGGGGATTTCATACGAAGTTGAATGACTGCCATAAAGTGTATATCAACCACAGGGCAGATAACAATAGCCTTGACAGAATCATGGCATCCAAAGGGATGCGTCATTTTTGCTTAATTTCAGAGCAGTTAGTTTTTTTTAGTCTTCTTGCAACGGCAATTTTGGGAGCAGTCTCCTGGCAG ccAACCAATGGAATCTTCTTGAGCATGTTTCTCATTGTTTTGCCGCTGGAGTCCATGGCTCATGGGCTCTTCCATGAACTTGGCAACTGCTTAGGAGGAACCTCTGTTGGATATGCTATTGTGATCCCTACCAACTTCTGCAG CCCTGATGGCCAGCCAACACTGCTTCCGCCAGAACATGTACAGGAGTTAAATTTGAGGTCTACTGGCATGCTCAATGCCATCCAAAGATTTTTTGCATATCATATGATTGAGACCTATGGATGTGACTATTCCACAAGTGGGCTGTCTTTTGATACTCTGCATTCCAAACTGAAAGCTTTCCTTGAACTTCGGACAGTGGATGGACCTAGACATGatacatatgttttatattacaGTGGACACACCCACGGCTCAGGAGAGTGGGCTCTTGCAG GTGGAGACATACTTCGCTTTGATACGCTTTTAGAATGGTGGAGAGAAAAGAATGGTTCCTTCTGTTCCCGGCTTATCATCATCTTAGACAGCGAGAATTCAACCCCATGGGTGAAAGAAGTGAGAAAGATTAATGACCAGTATGTTGCAGTTCAGGGAGCTGAGCTGGCAAAGACAGTAGATATTGAAGAAGCTGACCTGCCACAGCTGGGTGACTTTACTCGAGACTGGGTAGAGTACAACTGTAACTCCACAAACAACATCTGCTGGACTGAGAAGGGGCGCACAGTGAGGGCCGTGTATGGCGTGTCAAAGCGCTGGAGTGACTACACACTGCACCTGCCGACAGGAAGTGATGTGGCCAAGCACTGGATGTTACACTTCCCCCGTGTTACGTATCCCTTAGTGCACTTGGCCAACTGGTTATGTGGCCTGAACCTCTTTTGGATCTGCAAAGCTTGTTTTAGGTGCTTGAAAAGGTTAAAAATGAGTTGGTTTCTTCCTACAGTGCTGGACACAGGACAAGGCTTTAAACTTGTCAAATCTTAA